Proteins from one Telopea speciosissima isolate NSW1024214 ecotype Mountain lineage chromosome 1, Tspe_v1, whole genome shotgun sequence genomic window:
- the LOC122665685 gene encoding uncharacterized protein LOC122665685 gives MGSTSNAEKLETLEVGPCEDAYQMGFLIGRRFSNLIKSRLATDLIFRHQLLPYAQSPQSQPLIRSLSETNKSKFPRYWDELTGTADGSGVPLLHIILLNFRKEVLPFLPKMAMATLPDVETSDDCSDVLIVNDSMAIAAHNEDANIALVGHTYLIKGRLSTGLLFTAYTYAGELPSCAFGFNSDGLAFTLNSVPPSESEIVPGGIARNFISRDLLEATSLDDALSRIHLSAPSVGHSYNLVDVGKRKILNVETASRNRVSVHEVGMKPFFHANMYLHLQVEQVQDENSISRERRAAQLPIQSKADILSVLGDVDDERYPIYMTGPTLYTLCTVLIDLDEQTLSIIQGNPQKGEISHAFAMSSKES, from the exons ATGGGAAGCACAAGCAATGCAGAAAAGCTGGAGACACTTGAGGTAGGACCCTGTGAAGACGCTTACCAGATGGGCTTCCTCATAGGCAGGAGGTTCTCCAACCTGATAAAGAGCAGGTTGGCCACAGACCTCATCTTTAGACACCAACTCCTTCCCTATGCTCAGTCCCCTCAGTCTCAACCACTCATCAGATCACTCTCCGAGACCAACAAGAGCAAGTTCCCAAGGTACTGGGATGAGCTTACTGGGACTGCAGATGGGAGCGGCGTGCCTCTTCTCCAT ATAATACTACTGAACTTCAGGAAGGAGGTTCTCCCATTTCTCCCAAAAATGGCGATGGCAACACTTCCAGATGTGGAGACCTCAGATGACTGCTCTGATGTTCTCATTGTAAATGATTCCATGGCCATTGCAGCACACAATGAGGATGCTAATATTGCTTTGGTTGGCCACAC GTATCTGATCAAGGGAAGACTGTCGACTGGACTACTGTTCACTGCTTACACATATGCAGGCGAACTCCCAAGTTGTGCATTTGGGTTCAACAGCGATGGACTG GCATTCACTCTAAACTCTGTACCTCCATCTGAAAGTGAAATTGTACCCGGTGGCATTGCTCGGAACTTTATTTCTCGAGATCTGCTTGAAGCAACAAGCCTTGATGATGCACTAAGT CGAATTCATTTATCAGCACCTTCAGTTGGCCATAGCTATAATCTGGTTGATGTGGGAAAACGTAAGATCTTGAATGTTGAAACTGCATCAAGGAACCGGGTTTCGGTTCACGAGGTTGGGATGAAGCCTTTCTTCCATGCAAACATGTATCTTCACCTCCAAGTAGAGCAG GTACAAGATGAGAACTCTATAAGCAGGGAAAGAAGAGCAGCTCAACTACCAATACAGTCTAAAGCTGATATCCTCTCAGTTCTCGGAGATGTGGATGATGAGAGATACCCCATCTACATGACAG GTCCAACACTCTACACATTATGCACGGTGTTGATTGATCTGGATGAACAAACATTATCCATAATTCAAGGGAACCCACAGAAGGGAGAAATTTCTCATGCATTTGCAATGTCTTCAAAGGAATCTTGA
- the LOC122665712 gene encoding uncharacterized protein LOC122665712, whose product MASFRWILQLHKDVPRAARFYSEGLDFGINVCTLRWAELQFGPLKLALMRSNSDHVVQNGYSSLLSFTVTDIHSTVTKLMALGAELDGPIKYEIHGKVAAMRCLDGHMLGLYEPA is encoded by the exons ATGGCTTCATTTAGATGGATTCTTCAGCTCCACAAGGACGTCCCTCGAGCCGCTCGTTTCTACTCAGAAGGGCTGGATTTCGGTATCAATGTCTGCACTCTTCGGTGGGCTGAGCTCCAATTTGGTCCTCTCAAATTAGCTCTTATGCGATCCAATAG TGACCATGTTGTGCAGAATGGATACTCTTCACTTCTGTCCTTCACTGTAACTGACATTCACAGCACGGTGACAAAGTTGATGGCATTAGGAGCAGAACTGGATGGTCCCATCAAATATGAGATTCATGGCAAG GTTGCAGCTATGCGATGCCTTGATGGTCACATGTTGGGCCTATATGAACCTGCATGA